A window from Peromyscus eremicus chromosome 1, PerEre_H2_v1, whole genome shotgun sequence encodes these proteins:
- the Nphs1 gene encoding LOW QUALITY PROTEIN: nephrin (The sequence of the model RefSeq protein was modified relative to this genomic sequence to represent the inferred CDS: inserted 1 base in 1 codon): protein MGTEEVTVRGPGVNLIHRTSSLTPLLLVGLLTTGLAQSSVPASVPRGFWTLSENLTAVEGTTVKLPCGVRAPGSVVQWAKDGLLLGPNPRIPGFPRYSLEGDPAKGEFHLLIEACDLSDDAEYECQVSRSEMSPEFVSPKVILSILVPPKVLQLTPEAGSTVTWVAGQEYVVTCVSGDAKPAPDITFIQSGQTVLDVSYNVNDGSEEKLFITEAEVRVTPQSSDNGQLLVCEGSSPALDAPIKASFTMNILFPPGPPVINWPGLDEGHVQAGQNLELPCLARGGNPPATLQWLKNGEPVSIAWGTEHAQAVAHSVLVMTVRPEDHGARLSCLSYNSVSAGTQERSITLQVTFPPSAITILGSASQSENKNVTLCCLTKSSRPRVLLRWWLGGRQLLPTDETVMDGLHGGHISMSNLTLLVRREDNGLSLTCEAFSDAFSKDTFKKSLTLNVKYPAQKLWIEGPPEGQYIRTGTRVRLVCLAIGGNPDPSLTWLKDSRTVSSEPRQPQEPRRVQLGSLEKSGSTFSRELVLVIGPSDNQAKFSCKAGQLSAYRQLVVQFPPTNLTILANSSALRPGDALNLTCVSISSNPPVNLSWDKEGERLEDVAAPPQSAPFKGSAASRSVFLRISSRDHGHRVTCRAHSAALHETVSSFYSLNVLYPPEFLGEQVLAVTAVEQGQALLPVSVSANPAPEAFNWTFRGYRLSPAGGPRHRILSGGALQLWNVTRADGGIYQLHCQNSEGTAEALVKLDVHYAPTIRALQDPTEVNVGGSVDIVCTVDANPILPEMFSWERLGEDEEDLSLDDMEKMSKGSTGRLRIHQAKLSQAGAYQCIVDNGVAPAARGLVRLVVRFAPQVDRPTPLTKVAAAGDSTSSATLHCRARGVPNVDFTWTKNGVPLDLQDPRYTEHKYHQGVVHSSLLTIANVSAXQDYALFTCTATNALGSDHTNIQLVSISRPDPPLGLKVVSTTPHSVGLEWKPGFDGGLPQRFQIRYEALETPGFLYVDVLPPQATTFTLTGLKPSTRYRIWLLASNALGDSGLADKGIQVSITTPGLDQAPEDTDHQLPTEQPPGPPRLPLLPLLFAVGGLLLLSNASCVGGLLWRRRLRRLAEEVSEKTEAGSEEDRIRNEYEESQWTGDRDTRSSVASTAEVEPHYYSMRDFSPQLPPTLEEVSYPQAFTGIEDEDMAFPGHLYDEVERAYGPPGVWGPLYDEVQMDPYDLRWPEVKYEDPRGLYEQVAEDLGVAEPNSLPFELRGHLV from the exons ATGGGCACTGAGGAAGTCACCGTCAGAGGCCCTGGGGTGAACCTAATACACAGGACTTCCAGCTTGACTCCCCTGCTGCTCGTGGGACTGCTGACCACAG GCCTGGCCCAGTCATCAGTCCCTGCCTCCGTTCCTCGGGGCTTTTGGACTCTGTCTGAAAACCTGACTGCAGTGGAAGGGACAACGGTTAAGCTGCCGTGTGGGGTcagagcccctggcagtgtggtGCAGTGGGCTAAGGACGGGCTCCTTCTGGGTCCAAACCCCAGGATCCCAGGCTTCCCAAGGTACAGCCTGGAAGGAGATCCTGCTAAAG gggaaTTCCACCTGCTTATTGAAGCCTGTGACCTCAGTGACGACGCAGAGTATGAATGTCAAGTTAGCCGCTCAGAGATGAGCCCCGAGTTCGTGTCTCCCAAAGTAATCCTCTCCATCCTAG TCCCCCCCAAAGTGCTTCAGTTGACGCCTGAGGCAGGAAGCACAGTCACCTGGGTAGCTGGGCAGGAGTATGTGGTCACCTGTGTGTCTGGGGATGCCAAACCAGCACCTGACATCACCTTCATCCAGA GTGGACAAACTGTGCTGGACGTCTCCTATAATGTGAACGATGGGTCTGAGGAGAAGCTCTTCATCACAGAGGCTGAAGTCAG GGTGACACCCCAGAGCTCGGATAATGGGCAGTTACTCGTCTGTGAGGGGTCCAGCCCAGCTTTGGACGCTCCCATCAAGGCTTCATTCACCATGAATATTCTGT TTCCCCCAGGACCTCCTGTCATTAATTGGCCAGGTTTGGATGAGGGCCATGTCCAGGCAGGGCAGAACCTGGAGCTGCCCTGCCTGGCCCGAGGTGGAAATCCTCCTGCTACCCTGCAGTGGCTGAAG AATGGTGAACCAGTGTCCATAGCTTGGGGCACAGAGCATGCCCAGGCAGTGGCCCACAGTGTGCTGGTGATGACTGTGCGCCCTGAAGACCATGGAGCTCGGCTCAGCTGTCTGTCCTACAACAGCGTATCTGCAGGGACCCAGGAGCGAAGCATCACACTGCAGGTCACCT TTCCCCCGAGCGCCATCACCATCCTGGGATCTGCATCGCAGTCTGAGAACAAGAATGTGACTCTCTGCTGCCTTACCAAGTCCAGTCGCCCCCGGGTCCTGCTGCGATGGTGGCTGGGTGGACGGCAGCTGCTGCCCACTGATGAGACAGTCATGGAT GGCCTGCATGGTGGCCACATCTCTATGTCCAATCTGACACTCTTGGTGCGGAGGGAAGACAATGGCTTGTCCCTCACATGTGAAGCCTTCAGCGATGCCTTTAGCAAGGACACCTTCAAGAAATCACTCACCTTGAACGTGAAAT ACCCTGCCCAGAAGCTGTGGATTGAGGGACCCCCAGAGGGGCAGTACATCCGGACTGGGACTCGGGTAAGGCTGGTGTGTTTGGCCATCGGAGGCAATCCAGACCCTTCCCTCACCTGGCTTAAG GACTCACGCACGGTGAGCAGCGAGCCTCGGCAGCCCCAGGAGCCCCGGCGTGTGCAGCTGGGCAGTCTGGAGAAGTCTGGCAGCACGTTCTCCCGTGAGCTGGTGCTGGTCATAGGACCCTCAGACAATCAAGCCAAGTTCTCATGCAAGGCGGGTCAGCTCAGCGCGTACAGGCAGTTGGTGGTGCAGT TCCCCCCAACCAACCTGACCATCCTGGCCAACTCATCCGCTCTGCGCCCGGGCGATGCCTTGAACCTGACCTGTGTCAGCATCAGCAGCAACCCCCCAGTCAACTTGTCTTGGGacaaggagggagagag GCTGGAAGACGTGGCCGCACCACCCCAGAGCGCCCCGTTCAAAGGCTCCGCTGCATCCAGGAGTGTTTTCCTTCGCATATCATCCAGAGACCACGGGCACCGGGTGACCTGTCGGGCTCACAGCGCCGCACTTCACGAAACTGTGAGCTCCTTCTACAGCCTCAACGTTCTGT ACCCTCCAGAGTTCCTGGGGGAGCAAGTGCTGGCAGTGACGGCCGTGGAGCAAGGCCAGGCGCTGCTGCCCGTGTCCGTGTCTGCTAACCCCGCCCCGGAGGCTTTCAACTGGACCTTCCGGGGCTACCGCCTCAGCCCAG CTGGCGGTCCCCGGCATCGCATCCTGTCTGGCGGAGCTCTGCAGCTGTGGAATGTGACCCGAGCTGATGGTGGCATCTATCAGCTTCACTGCCAGAATTCAGAGGGCACCGCCGAGGCGCTGGTGAAGCTGGACGTGCATT ATGCTCCCACCATCCGTGCCCTCCAGGACCCCACTGAGGTAAACGTTGGGGGTTCCGTGGACATCGTCTGCACCGTTGATGCCAATCCCATCCTCCCAGAGATGTTCAGCTGGGAGAGACTG GGGGAAGATGAGGAGGATCTGAGCCTCGATGACATGGAGAAGATGTCAAAGGGATCCACTGGGCGTCTGCGGATTCACCAGGCCAAACTGTCACAGGCTGGTGCTTACCAGTGCATTGTGGACAATGGGGTGGCACCAGCAGCAAGAGGGCTTGTCCGTCTTGTTGTGAGAT TTGCCCCCCAGGTGGATCGCCCAACTCCCCTAACCAAAGTGGCTGCGGCTGGGGACAGCACCAGCTCAGCGACCCTCCACTGCCGGGCCCGAGGTGTCCCCAACGTTGACTTCACTTGGACCAAAAATGGGGTCCCTCTGGATCTCCAAGATCCCAG GTACACAGAGCACAAGTACCACCAAGGTGTTGTCCACAGCAGCCTCTTGACGATTGCTAATGTGTCCG GCCAGGACTACGCCCTCTTCACATGCACAGCCACCAACGCCCTCGGTTCCGACCACACCAACATCCAGCTCGTCAGCATCA GCCGCCCTGACCCTCCTCTGGGACTGAAGGTTGTAAGCACGACCCCTCACTCGGTAGGGCTGGAGTGGAAGCCTGGCTTTGATGGGGGTCTGCCTCAGCGGTTCCAAATCAG GTACGAGGCCCTGGAGACCCCAGGATTCCTCTACGTAGATGTCCTGCCACCCCAGGCCACCACCTTCACACTGACTGGACTGAAGCCTTCTACACGATACAGAATCTGGCTGCTGGCCAGCAATGCCCTAGGGGACAGTGGATTGGCTGACAAAGGGATCCAGGTCTCCATCACTACTCCAG GCCTGGACCAGGCTCCTGAAGACACAGACCACCAGCTGCCCACAGAGCAGCCTCCAG GACCCCCGAGGCTGCCCCTGCTGCCCCTGCTGTTTGCGGTCGGTGGTCTTCTCTTGCTTTCCAACGCCTCCTGCGTTGGGGGACTCCTCTGGCGGAGAAGATTGAGGCGCCTGGCTGAGG AGGTCTCAGAAAAGACGGAGGCAGG GTCGGAGGAAGACCGAATCAGGAACGAGTATGAGGAGAGTCAGTGGACTGGGGACCGGGACACAAGAAGCTCCGTG GCTAGCACAGCGGAAGTGGAACCACATTACTACTCCATGAGGGACTTCAGCCCCCAGCTTCCCCCCACACTGGAAGAGGTGTCGTATCCCCAAG CCTTCACAGGTATTGAAGATGAAGACATGGCCTTCCCTGGACACCTGTATGATGAGGTGGAGAGAGCCTATGGCCCGCCTGGGGTCTGGGGACCCCTCTATGATGAAGTCCAAATG GACCCCTATGACCTTCGCTGGCCTGAGGTCAAGTATGAAGATCCAAGAGGACTCTATGAGCAGGTGGCAGAAGACTTAGGTGTTGCGGAACCTAACTCTCTACCCTTTGAGCTGAGAGGACATCTGGTCTGA